The stretch of DNA GTCAAGAGCCGGATAGGGCGGGAAATCGAGGTCTTCAAACATAGGACGCCTGACCGCACTGCTGGCCCAAATAATAAAACCCACAGAAACGCCACCGGACAGGCGAGGGGAGCATAAAGAGTCCAGTGGGCATACGTAGACATTAAACGACGTGCTGTGAGTAGCCCGTGAGGGAGGCTGACCCAGCGTGTAGCCGGGCGAGGGCCTGCTGGACATTTTCTAGATGACCGGTGGGTTTTTTGACTGAATACAAAATGAAGGCACGTTAAAGAGCTGAAAACACACTTATATTTATCTGTCCTAAATCTGGTTTCGCAGGAGTTGGGTGTTGGCCGCTTGGTGTCCAGCCTACACAAAGCATCAGCTTAGGCGGACGCCTGCGCTAAGGTACAGCCTATGCTTCGTGTGTTGTTTGTGGGAGACGTGTACGGCCAGCCCGGACGCCGGGTGTTGGCGGCACATCTTCCCACCCTACGGGGGCCGGACGGCCTGAAAAACTTTGACTTCATCATCGTGAATATGGAGAACGCGGCGGGGGGCTTCGGCCTGCACCGCGACGCTGCCGAATCCGCGCTGCGGGCGGGTACGGACTGCATGACGCTGGGCAACCACGCCTGGCATCACCGCGATATTCACGCGCTGCTGGCAGATGCCGAAAGCTACCCCATCGTGCGGCCCCTGAACTACGCCGACCCCGCGACCCCCGGCGTGGGCTGGCGCACCTTTGACGTGCCGACACGCGCAGAAGGCAAACCTGGCCCCACTGAACGCCTGACGGTGATCAATGTGCTGGGCCGGGTGTTTATGGACGCCGTCGCCAACCCCTTCCGGGCCATAGACGAGGTGCTGGAACGCCCCGACCTGGGCAGCGTGTTTGTGGATATTCACGCCGAGGCCACCAGCGAAAAGGCAGCGTTGGCGTGGTACTTGGATGGACGGGTGGCCGCCGTCATCGGCACGCATACCCACGTTCCCACCGCCGACACCCGGATTTTGCCCGGTGGCACGGCCTTTCAGACCGACGCGGGCTTTACCGGGCCGCACGACAGCATTATCGGGGCCGCGCCCGAAGGCCCCATTCAACGCTTCCTGACCGAGCGCTCCTACCGCTACGCCGTGGCCGATGGGCGGGCCGAACTGAACGGCGTGGCGCTGGAGTTGCAAGACAACCGCGCCCTGAAGATTGAACGTTACCGTTACCTTGAAGCAGACCACCGGGAGGACGACTATGGGCATTCGCAATGACGTAAATCTGCTGGGGCGTACGCTGGGGCAAGTGCTGAAAGAACAGGAGGGGGAGGCCTTTTTTGATCTGGTGGAACGCACGCGGGCGTTGGTGCGCGAGGTACGCGGCGGCGGCGACGACTCCGAACTGCGGGCG from Deinococcus sp. QL22 encodes:
- a CDS encoding TIGR00282 family metallophosphoesterase, whose product is MLRVLFVGDVYGQPGRRVLAAHLPTLRGPDGLKNFDFIIVNMENAAGGFGLHRDAAESALRAGTDCMTLGNHAWHHRDIHALLADAESYPIVRPLNYADPATPGVGWRTFDVPTRAEGKPGPTERLTVINVLGRVFMDAVANPFRAIDEVLERPDLGSVFVDIHAEATSEKAALAWYLDGRVAAVIGTHTHVPTADTRILPGGTAFQTDAGFTGPHDSIIGAAPEGPIQRFLTERSYRYAVADGRAELNGVALELQDNRALKIERYRYLEADHREDDYGHSQ